The following is a genomic window from Dehalococcoidia bacterium.
GAGAGCATGTCTGTCCCGCTTATCGCCACTTTCGTCATATAAGATGCGACCTTGCCGAAGGACAATAGTCCGATCACCAGTAGACATTGCGAGGGCAGGATCGTGGGTCACTTGTAAAAGCGTTTTTCCTTCTTTGTTCAGAGCCTTGATCTGCTCAAGGCAGAGTTCGGCTTTCCCAGGGTCCAATGCCGCAAGAGGTTCGTCTAACAGCATCACAGCAGCAGGCCGGAGGCGGGCCACTGTTAGCGCCAATAGTTGACGTTCACCTCCAGATAGATATCTGGCTAACTGCTTTAAGCGATCCGCCAAACCAAGTGGTTGTAGGAGGTCATGGTATTTGGCATAAAGGTCAGCACGGGATGAAAGACCATTCTGTGCGGTGGCATCGGCAACAAAAAGATTCTCGAAGAGGGTCAGGGTCGGAGCGGTCCCAAGGAGCGGGTCCTGGTGAACATGAAACACGCGCTCAGAAAGCCGAGAGGCCGAGAGGCTTGTCAGGAGGTCGCCGTCGACTCTTATCTCACCAGCATCTGCTATCAAGCGACCGCTTAACGCCCGTAACAAGGTTGATTTTCCTGAACCATTATGACCAACAACAAAGAGCCATTGGCCAGCCGGTATAGTGAGATTGACCCCTTCAATCGCCTTTACGATCTGGCCCCATCGGGAAAACGTGACAGTAAGGTTATGTATCCCAATGGCTCCTCTTGGTGCGCTCATTGGTGTGCCTCCGCGAGAAGGTCGCCGTTACGGGATACTCGGAACGCGACAACCAGGAGCACCATGACTGCAGTGGCGAGTTTGAGGTCAGTCGCTGCAAGCCCCGCTCGCACAGCGTAAGCGACCAAAACCTGATAAGCGATACTCCCCAGTATGGCCGCACACAGGACAAATGCATGGAATGGCAAGTGCTTCTCTGGCAAGAGTCGTTCTCCGATGGTCATCGCGGCTAGGGCTAGGATCAGAACCCCTTGCCCCATACTGATGTCCGCGAATCCCTGATGCATTGATAGTAAAACACCGGAGAAAGCAGCCAAAGCGTTCGTGATGGCCAAACCGGTCACAACGTTCATCGGCACGTTGATACCCAGCGCCCTGGCATAGTCTGGATTCGAACCTGCAACCCGCAACCTGACTCCGCGACGGGTAGAGAGGCCTAAGAGAATCAGGAGTGACCCGGCAACGAGCATTGCAACGAGCAGAACTATTGTTCCGAGGTGGAACCGAGATATTACAGAGTTATTCAGAGGTTCAACAATATCAAAAAGGCTTGATGCTTGAAGCAATCCAATGTTCGATGCCCCCATGATCCGTAGGCTCAACGAGTAAGCGATTGCTATCACGATAATCCCTGAAAGAAACTTGTTGAGTTTGAATCGAACGTGAATGAAACCAGTCAAAGCGCCAGCCGCACCACCAGACAATACGGCAAATCCAATTGCGACGGGCATAGAGAACCCGCTTTTCATGAGGATTGCGAATACTGCGGCACCTAATGGCAGAGAACCCTCCACAGTAAGGTCAGGGAAGTCCAATAGCCGAAAAGCCAAGGCAAGGGCCACAACAGCCCAGGCCAGCAGGAGGCCCATCACTAGGCCTATGTCCAGTGGTACCAACATGCCTATTCCTTTATCTCGTCATATACCTTGGTCGCGTCTTGTACAACCTCACCGGGGATGATCACACCCATCATCTCTGCGGCT
Proteins encoded in this region:
- a CDS encoding ATP-binding cassette domain-containing protein, whose product is MSAPRGAIGIHNLTVTFSRWGQIVKAIEGVNLTIPAGQWLFVVGHNGSGKSTLLRALSGRLIADAGEIRVDGDLLTSLSASRLSERVFHVHQDPLLGTAPTLTLFENLFVADATAQNGLSSRADLYAKYHDLLQPLGLADRLKQLARYLSGGERQLLALTVARLRPAAVMLLDEPLAALDPGKAELCLEQIKALNKEGKTLLQVTHDPALAMSTGDRTIVLRQGRILYDESGDKRDRHALRNAWSNNADGGISI